Part of the Acidobacteriota bacterium genome, ATCATGCCTGACACCAAGACTCAAAATTATTCGAATCATGCCCGCTATGTACCGATGTATCACTTCGTGTTGACCGGGGCCTGGCTGGTGCTGCTGGCCTACCAGCTCTACAACTTGTGGCGCGCTCCGGGAGTGGTTACGGCGCTGGGTGTCGTAATGACGTTCGTCCTCTTGGGCGCTCTTCTCTATGCCCGCATCTTCGCCTTGGCGGCGCAGGATCGCTTGATCCGCCTGGAGGAACGCATGCGGCTCGATCGGGTGCTGCCGGCGGACCACAAGCTCCGCGGGCGGATCGACGAACTCACCGTCCAACAGCTCATCGGTTTGCGCTTTGCTTCGGACGAAGAACTCCCTGAGCTGGCCCATGCGGCCTTGAACGAGGTTTTGAGCCAGAAGGCGATCAAGCAGCGCATCCAAAACTGGCGCCCCGATCACTGTCGGGTCTAGGGCGATGACGGCCGACGGAGGGCGACAGGTTGAGTTCTAAGGGGGCATCATCGCCTCGTCGATCCCTTTCCCGTCGGGGGCTGTCGCTGGCTTTCGGCCTCGGCCTCGCACTCGCTCTGCTGGTGGTTTTGGAGGGGGTATTGGCCCTGGCGGGGCTGGGTGGCGAGGAGGTGGGGGACGACCCCTTTGTCGGCTTCGCGCCGGGTAGCGACCTCTTCGAGCGGGTGCGTGACGACGACGGCCGCGCGTGGTGGTCCACCCGGCCCGCCAAGCTGGCTTTCTTCAATGCGCAGCGCTTTCCCGTCGACAAGGCCTCCGGCGCCTACCGGGTGTTCACCCTCGGTGGGTCGACCACCGCCGGCCGGCCCTACGATCACCATGTCGCTTTCGCCGCGTGGCTCGAACGTTTCTTGAAGGCCGCCGAGCCGCAGCGCGAATGGCAAGTCGTGAATGCCGGCGCTATCTCCTACGCCAGCTACCGGGTGGCGCTGTTGATGCGCGAACTGGCACGGTACGAGCCGGATCTGTTCGTGGTCTACACCGG contains:
- a CDS encoding DUF6526 family protein, which produces MPDTKTQNYSNHARYVPMYHFVLTGAWLVLLAYQLYNLWRAPGVVTALGVVMTFVLLGALLYARIFALAAQDRLIRLEERMRLDRVLPADHKLRGRIDELTVQQLIGLRFASDEELPELAHAALNEVLSQKAIKQRIQNWRPDHCRV